In Halanaerobiaceae bacterium ANBcell28, the sequence CCAAATATTCAGTGGTGTACCCCAATATCTACTTCTGGATATTGCCCAATCTTTAAGATTTTCTAACCAGTAGCCAAATCTTCCTTCACCAACAAAATCAGGATACCATTCTACACCATTATTATTTTCTATCAATTTATCCTTCAACTTAGTCATTTCTATATACCAGCTAGGTTTTGCATAATATAGTAGTGGTGTCTTACATCTCCAGCAGTGAGGATAGTTATGAGCTAATTTCTCCTTTTTATAGAGCTTGTCATTCTCAAATAACCACTTTAATACTTCAATATCAGTTTCCTTATCCATAACAAACATCCCTTTCCAGGGAGTTGTTACATACTTACCATTTTCATCAACTGGCTGTAAAACCGGCAGATCATATCTAAGACCTGTCTGATAATCATCTTCACCAAAAGCTGGTGCAGTATGAACAATACCAGTACCATCTTCTGCTGTAACATAATCAGCACAGGTTACGAAAAATGCTTTCTTGTCTGGAGTATCAAATGGCATTAACTGCTCATATTCAATACCTTCAAGGTCTTTACCCTGAATTTCTTCCAGTATTTCATAATTTCCATCTAATACTTTAGATACTAAGCCTTTTTCAAGATATAAAATTTCTTCATCATTGTGATTTACTTTCACGTAAGTCATATCTGGATGTACAGTCAAAGCAACATTTGCTGCCAGTGTCCAGGGGGTTGTTGTCCAGGCAAGGAAATACTCTTCTACATCTTTACGCTTGAACTTTACATATACTGTAACAGACTTTATCTCTTCATATCCCTGCGCAACCTCATGTGATGCTAGACCTGTTCCACATCTACTACAATAAGGAAGAATCTTATGTCCTTCATAAATCATACCCTCTTTGTTGAACTTATCAAGTATCCACCAGACAGTTTCTACATAATCATTATCAAGGGTAATATATGGATTATCAAGATCAATCAAATAACCCATCCTTCTTGTCATCTCTCTCCAAAGGCTTTCATATTTAAATACTGATTCACGGCATTTCTCGTTAAACTTATCAATACCGTAATCCTCAATGTCTTGCTTATTACTTAAGTTTAGCTCTTTTTCAACTTCAATTTCTACTGGTAACCCATGAGTATCCCATCCAGCTTTTCTTTTCACCTGATATCCCTGCATAGTTTTATACCTACATACAGCATCTTTTAAAGCTCTGGCTATCACATGGTGAATTCCTGGTTTTCCATTGGCAGTAGGAGGTCCTTCATAAAAGACAAAACTATCATGCTCAGCTCTAGTACTAATACTCTTCTCAAGAAGATTAATATCATCCCAATACTCAGCTATTTTTTTCTCATTTTCACTTATAGGTAAATCTGATAAATCTTTAAACTTACTCATTTTATACCACCTCTCAATTAATAAACTTTTAAAATCTATAGAAGAATTTTATAATTAGCTTTAGCAGTAATGGTTTTTCAGGCATAAAAAAATCCCTGGCTCTAAAGCTCAGGGACGACTATACTAACCGCGGTACCACCCAATTTATAGAATCTTAATTAAAAAGATAAGTAAACTTATTACACCCTAAAAGATATAATATGTTTTAAAATTCTACCACTTAAAAATATAACGCATTATACGGGACACCCTACTCAGTATTATTCAAGAAAACACCTTCAGGCTCCAGCTCCAGGGTGATCTTCATAAGATTCTTCTCCAATAATCTCTCAGCAAATGATTATCTCTCTGTTGAAAATACTCTTACTACTCTCCCTATCACAGCTTTTTATCTAAATTATCCTATTTTGCCTTTTAATATATCTTAAAAATGACGGAAAGTCAAGGATTTTCTTGAACTATCTTAAAAATAGAGCTTTTATTATATAATGCAAGCATTTATTTTTCCAGAAAAATTTAATCAATAGCTAAAAATCTATTCCAAAACATAGATATTTATGGTATTATTATATAGTTACAAACACTTTTAGCAATTGATGCTAGTTTATTGACGGTTTAGGAAAATATAGTCTATTGTAAATTACTGATAAAAGCAAGTTCTCAGGAAAATAAGACAATTACTTATATAATGGTGCGTTAATTTTTCCAAAATTATATGACTTAAAGAGTTTTTTGAGAAGACAAAACATTTTATACAAAAAATTCTCTTGATTAAGCAGAAGATATGATCAGAAAAATAAGTTCCTAGGAGGGCGAAACTTGAATATTATTAAAGAAATTCAAACTGAGGAAACAAATAAAATCTTAGATAAATTAAATAAAGAAAGATTAAAAATTAGGAAGATAATAATTCTCTTTACAATCATAACTATAATACTTCTGAGTGTTCTCCTAATCTTGATGTCAGATATTGCTCAAGAATCAAGCGAAGCCACTCTAGGATTAGTATTTATAGCTTTTTGCATTATTACATCTATAACATTACCTATAGAAAGAAAAATTAACAGATCATATTTATACAACTTTAAAATAGATCTTATTCCTCAAATAGTAAAATCCGTTGATAAAAGTTTGAAATATGAGTATTATAATCGTGTCTCTGAAAAGGTTTTCAGAGATAGTTATTTATATGAAAGTCGCTTAAAAAAACGTATATTTTATGAATTCCGTTATAAAGGCTATGATTTAATTAGCGGAAATTTTAATGATACAAAAATTATATTATCACAAATAGAAGCCAAATTTAAATCATTAGGACAAATTTATGAAAAAAAAATGTGTCCACATGCCGAAGTAAGAAGGATTAGAGACACAGTATTTACAGGGATTTTCTTTGTTGCTACGTTTAAAAAACAGTTTAATACAATGCTATTTA encodes:
- a CDS encoding DUF3137 domain-containing protein, producing MNIIKEIQTEETNKILDKLNKERLKIRKIIILFTIITIILLSVLLILMSDIAQESSEATLGLVFIAFCIITSITLPIERKINRSYLYNFKIDLIPQIVKSVDKSLKYEYYNRVSEKVFRDSYLYESRLKKRIFYEFRYKGYDLISGNFNDTKIILSQIEAKFKSLGQIYEKKMCPHAEVRRIRDTVFTGIFFVATFKKQFNTMLFIKDIDDLKLAKIYNKDFECERIEINGKEKHNDLFIYANNQVEAKKILRDEFMEKILKLILIEDNKRSISISLIDTKLYIGISMPDYNNLFKAKIFSEEIIPEEKISIYYKYLSYLYEIVDTFKIQ